GCAAAATCGCCCTGGATGCTCACCGGCGGGGAGCTGATTTCTTCCTGTTCGGAGGAGATCTTGTCAATGGATACACCACTGAACCGGAGGACTTTCGTCTTCAGCTCCGGGGGTGGAAACAGTCGCTGGCTGGATTCTGGCGCACCAAACCGGTGTATCCCGCAATGGGAAATCACGAGACACTGCTCAATTGTTATGGTGATGGGTCTGAGGACGGAATATGCTTGGATAAATGGCCCTATCAGACCCAGAGCGCCGAGGCGATCTTTGCACATGAGTTCTATAACCCCACAAATGGCCCGGAAGCTTCAGATCCTCGTCGGCCTACCTACAAAGAAAATGTCTACCATTTCCGGTATGGCCCGGTGCTCCTGATCGCGTTCAATAACAATTACTGGTGGACTACCAATGACAAAGTCCAAAATTACGGGGGGAGCCCTGAGGGTTATATGATGGGAGATCAGCTTGAATGGGTTGAGAATGTGTTAAATCAAGCCGAGAAAGACAGGGATATTCGGTATATTATCCTTTTTGCGCAAGAACCTGTATTCCCCTGCGGGGGCCATGTTAAAGATGCCATGTGGTACAATGGGAACAACAATATCAGGGCAGCCACCTCATATGATGGAGAGACAGTGGTTCCGGAAAGACAGGGCATGATTGAAGCGCGTAACCGTTTCTGGGAAGCCATTGCCAAATCCAGTAAAGTGGCCGCGGTGCTGGCAGGTGATGAACATGAATACCATCGGCTTTTGGTCGACAAAACCACCCCGGTTGGCGTCTACCCAGAAGATGATACCAACAATGATGGGGTGTTGGATACATTTTCTTCTAATCCCGAGTTCGACCATCCGACATGGCAAATCACAGCCGGTACCGGAGGAGCTCCTTATTACTCACGTGAGGAAACACCCTGGCAACCAGTGTATCTGTCTTCACAAGCCGGTTACTGTATGTTTGAAGCTGATGCAAAGAAGATATCAATGACCTACTACTCCATTACAGGTCAGGTAGTGGACTATGTGGAAAATCTCATGGAGGTCAAATAACCGCAATTCCCGGAGTTGCTGTAAAGCCTTGAAAACCGGGCATTGAAGGGTTTGGTTTTCGCAAACCCGGAGGGTCATCTCTGACTCCGAAGGTGGGTTCGGGGGTGAACTTTTCCGACCATACCAAACGGGACCTCTTGGAGAGAATCCGGGCTATGTTCTGGGACTTCCGGCTGGAGTCCGTGCGGATGCTCCACGAGGTCCTCCTTTATTGAAGCGGACGGCAAGGACGAGATGATGCGGGAGATGGTGCAACGGTACCGAGACGCCGTCCTGCGTGCTACATGGTTCGGCCGGCGTTCGCCGCTAGCTGCGTTCTGCGGCGGTATACGGATGGAGTGGAAAAGAGCCCCTGGTGCGCCGACGCACCGCAACCCGGTGAGCTCCGCGAAGAATCCGCCAACTGACCTTTCTTCGAAGTGTCGGTGGACAGGCACCGCATCCCGCGGCCGCCATGGGCCTACCATACGATTCGGACCTACTATCGGGTAAGGGGGCATGCGTTGACTGAAAAGGCGGTATCCCAAGCCATTACCCCGTCGATCGAAAAGTACTGCTCAGTGGCGACCACTATCGCTGTGGTGGGCCGGATCGAGGCCGAATCTGAGATTTTTACCGATGAGGGTTGAGTGATCCGGGGCAAACGACTCCATTTGGCTGACATGAGTATATTCTAAAGAGTTCTGCGTTTCGACCGTCTTTTCCTGAAAGTTTGACCGTGCGCTCGGTACCGCCCAGGAGGGATCCGGCCGGGGTTCAAGCCGTGTGGCGAAGGGAGCTTCCACTGGAAGGGAATGAGCGTGCGGCAGCTATTCTAAGCTTGTTTGAAACGCCGCCCGCGGCCGTCCACGGAGGGCGACGGGATCTTCAAGGCGCGGATCTTGCGGTAGAGCGTGCTGGGGTCGATCCCCAGCTCGGCGGCGGCCTGCTGCCGGTGGCCGGCGTGGCGGCGCAGGGCTTCGGTGATCATGAGTCGCTCCATGGCCTGAAGGGTCATGGGGCCGGCGTGGCCGACCTCGGCGGGACCGGCGGGCCGCAGTTCCGGCGGCAAGTGCCCGATGTCGATACGTCCCTGCTGGCAGAGCACGAAAGCGTGCTCAAGGATGTTTTTCAGCTCCCGCACGTTGCCCGGGTAATTGTGTTCCATCAGGCGCATGAGCACTGCGTTGGAAACGCCGGTCACATCCTTGCCTTGGAGCCGGTTCAGTCGGGCGATGAAATGGTCCACCAGCAGCGGGATGTCCTCGCGGCGCTCCCTCAGGGGCGGCAGGCGCAGCTCCACCACCCGGATCCGGTAATAAAGGTCCTCCCGAAAGCGGCCCTGGCGCACCAGGTCCGCCAGGTCCTTGTTGGTGGCCGCGACCAGGCGGACGTCCACCGGCGTGGGATGGACGGCACCCAGCGGCTCCACGGTGCGCTCCTGCACGGCGCGGAGCAGGCGAACCTGCATGGCGGCCGACACGTCGCCGATTTCGTCGAGAAACAGCGTGCCGCCCTGGGCCGCCACAAAGCGGCCGATCTTGTCCTTGCGGGCGTCGGTGAAGGCTCCCGCCTTGTAGCCGAACAACTCCGATTCCAGCAAAGTGTCGGGGAGGGCGCCGCAGTTGAGGGCTACAAAGGGGCCTTGGCGGCGGGGCGAAAGGTTGTGGACGGCCCTGGCCACCAACTCTTTGCCGGTCCCGGATTCCCCGGAGATCAGGACGGTGCTTTGGCTGGCCGCCACCCGTGGCAGAATTTCGAAGAGAGTCTGCATGGCCGGGCTGCGGCCGATGAGGTCCTCGAAGCTGTAGCGGGCTTCCAGCTCCTTTTGCAGTTGCTCGATGCGGCTGAGATCCTGGAATGTTTCAACGGCGCCGATGATCTGGCCGTCGGCCTCGCGCAATAGGGCGGTGGAGACGCGGATGGGCACCTGCCGGCCGCCGGCGGCATAGATGCGTGCGGCGGCGTTGATCACCGGCTGGCCGGTTTCCAGGGTTCGTGCCACGGCACAGTCGGTTTCGCAGATGTCGGCGCGGAAGACCTCGAAGCAGCGGCGGCCCATCGCCTCGGCGCGGCGGACGCCGGTGATGCGTTCAGCGGCCCGGTTGAATCCGGTGATCCGCCGGTCGAGGTCGACGGTAAATACGCCTTCGTTGATGGCGTCTAGGATGGGATGGGGACTGAGTTCAGTCATCATGGTGGATCCGGCACGGATGATGGTGAGCTGTGATCGCTAATATTTTAAATTGCAACACAATCATAGACGCATAATTGCAATATGCACGATATCAATTTTGGGATTAGTTGTCAAAAATTTATATCTAATCGGAAACACACACAAAAATATTTTGTTGACAGGTTTGAAATGCCGGCATGTGGTTTGCTATGCTAATGGGTATGAAGATCGCCATTCCGCATTGGCAAGAGTGGGTGTCGCCCGTGTTCGATGTCTGCGGCCGGCTCCTGGTAGTGGAGGCGGAAGAAGGTCGGGAGATCGGACGCAGCGATGTCGTTGTCACCGGACACGATCCCCTGGACCGGGTGGCGCAGGTCAAGGCGTTGGGAATCGACGTACTGATCTGCGGGGCGATATCCAGAACCATGGAGGCGGCCTTGGCCGCGGCCGGAATCCGCGTTTGGGCGGAGGTCTGCGGCCCGGTGGAGGCGGTGTTGGCGGGTTTTCTGGCCCGTGGGCGCACTGCTGCCTGCCACCGGATGCCCGGATGTCGCCGGCGCCACCGCCGGCATGGCCACGGCTGCCATTGAAACCAATTGTTCAATCAGAAGCTAAGGAGGTTTACCATGCCGGGTGGAGACAGAACAGGCCCGCTGGGCCAAGGACCCCGTACGGGACGCGGATTGGGATACTGCACCGGAAACGCCGCTCCCGGTTTCACGGTTGGTTACGGCGGCTGGGGACGGGGTTGGGGCGGCCGTTTCGGCGGCGGTTTCCGGGGGCGTCGTTTTTGGGGGTATGGACGCGGTTGGGGCGCGTGGGCACCGGCCGTTTATCCGTATCCTTACGTCGGCCCTCTGGATCCCGAAGTCGAACGCCGCGACTTGCAGGACCAGGCATCTTTCCTGCAGCGGCAGATGGATGATATTCAGCAGCGTCTGGCATCCATGGAAAAGCCGGCAGGTCGGGAAGCCTAGGCATTCCGTCGATGGATCAACCCAATCATCCTTCGGGCGGCTGCACAAAATGCCGGCGCCCGAAGCGCGGAGGAAAGGATTATGCCAACGTATACGTATCGTTGTCACGCCTGCGGGCAGATCTTTCAGCGTTTTCAGAGCATGGGCGACGCGTCGGTGGTCGTTTGTCCGGACTGCGGCGGGCCCGTTGAGCGGCTTATCGGAGGCGGTGGCGGTTTCATCATGAAGGGCTATGGGCAGGGGGGCGGTCGCGGCGGCAGGGGACGAGGCGCCGGCGGGTGCGCCTTTGAGCGCACCGGGCGGACCTGCTGCGGCCGCAGCGAACCGTGCGACCGGTCGAGATGGGGAGGTGGGCATTGAGCCGCCTCCGCCGTTATGTTTTCGGTCCAGTCCCCTCCCGACGGCTCGGGCGCAGCCTGGGCATTGATCTCGTCCCGTTTAAGACATGCAGCTACGACTGCATCTACTGCCAGTTGGGGCGAACCACCGACCTGACGGTCCAGCGCCGCGAGTACGTACCCCTGGAGGCGGTGCTGGCCGACCTACAGGCCGGTCTTGCCCGGCGCCCGGACTACGTTACCTTGAGCGGCTCCGGAGAGCCGACCCTCTATTCGAGGCTCGGCGAGCTGATCGCCGGCATCAAGCGCCTCACCGACACCCCGGTGGCAGTGCTGACCAACGGTTCGCTGCTCTCAGATCCCCAGGTGCGCCGCGAACTGGCCGGGGCGGATCTGTTGATTCCGTCCCTGGACGCCGGCGACCCGCAGGTGTTCGCCGCTGTCAACCGTCCCCATCCATCCATCGATTTCGATACCATGGTAGCCGGTCTGGTCGCCATGCGCCGGGAGTTCAGCGGCCATTTCTGGCTCGAGGTGTTCATCCTGGAGGGGTTTACATCCGATCCGGTGCAACTGGAGAAATTGGTCCGGCACGTCAAGGCGGTCGCCCCGGAGCGGGTCCAGCTTAATACGGTGTGCCGTCCGCCGGCGGAGGACTTTGCCAACGGGGTCTCCCTGGAGCGCCTGGCCGAGCTGGCCCGGCGGTTTGAGCCCGAAGCCGAAGTGATAGCCGATTTTCGCGGCGTGCACCAGCTAGGCGAGTTCGCCGCCGGCCGCCAGGAGATGCTCGACTTGCTGCGCCGGCGCCCCTGCACGGCCGGCGGCATCGCCGACGGCCTGCAGATGCACCTGAACGCGGTAGCCAAGTACCTGGAAGAGCTTGTCACCCAGGGGTTGGTGGAATCCACCCGCAGCGGGGGGGTCGTATATTACCGCGCCCGCGCAGAGACGGACGTTTCCGCATAAGCGCTAAGTTGTTTTTGCCCGGTATCGAGTGGGGAAAAATAAACATCGAACATCGAACATCGAACATCGAACATCGAACATCGAACATCGAACATCGAACATCGAACATCGAACATCGAACATCGAACATCGAACATCGAACATCGAACATCGAACATCGAACATCGAACATCGAACATCGAACATCGAACATCGAACATCGAATGGTGAATAGGAAAAGATGATGAAAGGCTGCTTGAGTATTCGGTGCGAATTATAAAGATCGTCGAACAGCTTCCAAATACCAGAACAGGCAACCATGTTGCGGGCCAATTGTTAAGATCGGGGACTTCACCTTATCCAAACCATGGTAAACCCCAGGCAGCCGAGTCCCCAAAGGACTTTATCCATAAGCTTCGTATCTCATTTCTTATTAAAGGAACCTAGGGAAACCCAAAGATGGTTAAGGGTGCGGATCTTTTAGAACTACATCCAGGGTGACCGTCTGAGGTAGATCCAGATGGCCTTAAAGCAGCAAGCGCATCAGCTCCGTTTCCCCTCGTTCCCAAGCTCCAGCTTGGGAACGCCCTGCCAGGGAAGCTCCAGCTTCCCTCCTGCTACAGCTGAAACGCGCTGTCTTTCTAGGGAGCTCGCCAGGATCTCGAAGTGATGTTTCCCTTCGTTCCCAAGCTCTGGCTTGGGAACGGGCTCACCGAAGCTGGAGCTTCTGCACAGTTGTGTTCCCAAGCTGGAGCTTGGGAACAAGAAGCAAAAGATCTGCACCCGATGGTTAAAGCTTATTCAGCGTGTACCACGTTTTTTCATTCGATGTTGAACGTTCAATGTTCGATGTCCGATGTTCATCTTTAAAAACAACCCAATGGCATAAATGCAACCCGTGAATGTTTACAAAATAGCTTGGTAGCGTTCTAAAGTGGAAACCTTAAGCAAAAAGGTTAACGAAGGTCAAAAAATCCCCCCTCTCCCTTGATGGGAGAGGGTTGGGGTGAGGGTGAGAAAATCAACGTATGTCAATCAGTTACATTCCCCTCCCACAAGGGGAGGGGAAACAGAATTTGGCATCAAATATTAGGTCTATTATCTTCTATGCTACCAATAACTTAGCGCTTATGGGACGTTTCCGCCGAAAGCCAGTCCGGCACTTGTGTCACGGCAGGCATCGGCTGAAGCATACCCCGACGCTTGCCCGATCAGTGAGGCGAGGTCACAGACGAGATTTCAGGGCTTTGCATCGCCTGCCGGGAGAAGGTGCGGCTTCACCACCAGGCGACCGGTGGGCTGGCCTATGTCCCGGGCGATGAGGGGGCATTTGACCTTGAGCAGAAAGAAGATCTGTTTGCCGCGCGTTTCGCTCAGGGTTTCGAAATTGCCCTGACCCTTGGCAATGATCAGGTCCGCCGCGGCAAAACAGTCCCGGAACGCCGGCGAACAGGTTTCCAACAAGGTCCCCGGGGCATCGGAGCCGTTGTCCATCACCCGGACCATCTCGGTAAGCCCCGCCGCCCGGGCATCTTCCAGGGTGGCGTCGTTGATCACCGGCATGCCGCGCACCACCGCAGTTATTTTGTCGCGGGGCAAAACTTCTATCAGCAGGCGGTCGAAGACAATCTCCCCCGCATTGTCGCAAAGATAGAGAATCCGGTCCGCTTCGGCCACCGCCTGGCGCAGTGCGGCGGCGGCATCCGGGTCCACCGGCGCCGCCAAGGCCGTTTCCATCGCTTCCAGAACATCGTCTTCCTGCAACCGGCCGTATCTTCCGTAGTCGATGCTGTTGGCCGCCAGCGCCAGCTTGAGCCGGGCGATGAAACCGTCTTCGGAAGCTTCGATTTTCTTCCTGAACTTTTCCGCCATGGCATGGGCGAGGCGATTGGAGTGTTGTTTCTCCGCCGCGTAGGGATCTCTTGTACCGGTGGCTTGCCGGATCAGGCGATAGAGGTTTCGCACCACCGCTGGAGGTGGGACGGCGAAATCGACCCGAGCCAATTCCCCCAACACGGCGCGCATCGTTTCCTGAAAGGCCGCTTCGTCAAGCCCGCAGCGTTCCAGGGCGGAAACGGCCTGGGCCACGAAACAAGGCAGGCAGTCGTGGAATGTTTTCATGCTTTTCAGTCTGCCTTACTTTTCAAACGTCTTAAAACGAGCCATGACAATGTACTCCATACGCTCATCGTGAATTAAAAATTGATTATCACAAGCATATGGACATGTCAAGTTGATCTCGCATTGCTACATGACGTGCAAATGTCATATATGGCGATTTTCGCACAAGCTCTTAAACGGGAGTGGCGCCGGTGAAGGACGTGGGTTGAGCGCTTCGATCGCGGGGCGTCTCGGAGCGCGTGCACGCAGGTGAGCCGCCTGTCCATGGACGATGGCGCCTTAACATCGCCCGTGACCTGTGTTAGGTTCGGGCTGCGCTGTGAACGGGTCCGCCGTGGCGGTTCGGCGGCACCGCGCGGCTGCGGAAGGAAGCTTTGGGAAAGATGGTCAGAGGAAGGCAATCCATTCCATTGCCCGAGCTGCTCCGGGAGCCTCCCGAAGATCTGCAGGAAGGGGTTCGCGGTTATCAGCGGGCGATGGCGGAAGCCCTCGCGGAAAACGCCCGGCTGGTGGATGTAGGCAAGTGGCGGGAGGAACGGGTGCTCCCCGCCCAGTTCTTTCGGAACTATGAAAAGGCGTTGCAACTCTTCGACGAATCCACCCGCTTTATCCTTGGGCATTTGAGGCGTTCCGGCTACAATGTGGCCTGCGCGATGGGTTGTTCGCACTGCTGCCGCCAGATTCCGCTGGGCGTGGAAGGTGTCGAGATTCTCTACCTTTACTTCGGGCTCCAGCAGACAGGACTCCACGATCGTTTTTTCCGCAGGGCGCTGGAACGCGAGGAGCTCTGGGCGGAAGTCTGCCGGTGGCGGGATGTGGGCGAAGCTGCGCACGGCGGGCCGGGCGCGGAACAGGAAGCCTATCTTTTCCACTACTGCCGGCATGGAGAGCCCTGTCCGTTCTTGGAAGGGGACCTGTGCCGGGTGTACCTTTACCGCCCGATCGCGTGCCGCATGCACTTCAGCCTTTCGGCGCCTTACCTTTGCGGACCTTCGATGCTGGAAAGCGAGGAGGCGCTTCAGATCAATCTGGAGCCGGGTGAACGGGTCTGGGACGCGTTGGAGACGTTGAGCGGGGTCTTGGGGCTGCAACTGTCCGACCGGCTGGTGTGCGGTTTTCTGGAATTCGTGGTGAACCACATGCGGTTTGCAAAGATTCAAGAAGCGGAGTCATGAAAAAAGACGGGATTCAGTGGGAGATCCCCCGGGAGGCTTCGAGGAGCAGGGGATTAAGGCCTCTGGTGGAAGCCCCGTTTCTGAGGCTCCCCAGGCCGAACTTGGACGACAACACCGCGGACCTGGACCGGCTGGAACGGGCGCTGGCTCAGCGAGGTATAACACCTTTGAGGTTCGATCCCCGGACCTTGGGCGAGATGGCGGGAAAGGTTCGCGAAGGCGATTTCGAAGTCTGCCCGGTGGTGGGCCGAGAGGGGGACGGGTGGGCGCTGATCGATGTGGTTCCGGGGGCGTCGCCCGGAGACGTCTTGGGGTTCGCCCTGGATTGCGGCACCAGCCGCCTCGCGTTTTACCTGGTGGATCTCGCCTCAGGAAAGCGCCTGGCGGAACGCTCCGTCCCCAATCCGCAAATCCCCTTCGGGGAAGACATCCTCAGCCGGATTGTCAAAGCCCGCCGGCGGGACGGGCTGGAAGCCCTGCAGCGGTGCCTGATCAATGCCTGCAATGAAACCACGGCGGCCCTGCTTTCCGAACAGGGCCGGTCGCCGTCCGACGTTTACGCCTTCACGGTGGCGGGAAACACGACCATGAGCCATTTCTTCCTAGGGCTCGACCCGGCGAACCTCTGCAGGGAGCCTTACATCCCGGTCGCCAACCATTTTCCCTTCTATCGCGCGGCGGATTTAGGTCTCGCCATTCATCCCCGAGCCCTGGTCTACGTGTTTCCCAATGTGGGTGCCTATTTCGGCGGGGACTTGATCGCCGGGATCGTCGCCTGCGGATTGCATCACCGGGAAGATCTTTCCATGCTGGTGGATGTGGGGACCAACGCGGAAGTGGTTCTCGGGAACCGGGATTGGCTCATCGCCTGCGCCGGGGCGGCGGGCCCCGCGCTGGAAGGCGGCGTGGTGGAACGCGGCATGATGGCGGCGCCGGGAGCCATCGACTGGATCCGGATCGATCCCGGTTCGCTGGAGCCCACGTACCGGGTCATAGGCGGCGGAAAGCCGGTCGGGATCTGCGGGTCGGGCCTCATCGACCTGGTGGCCGAAATGTTCATGGCCGGGATCCTCACCATCCAGGGCAAGATCAACACGCAGCTCCGATCCCCCCGGATCGTGGAACTTCCCGACGGGCCGGCCTACATCGTGGCCTTCGCCGACGAGACCGCGGACGGGATGGATCTGGCGGTTTCCGAGGTGGACATCGGGATTCTGCTCAAGTCCAAGGCCGCCATGTACACGATCCTGAACGTGATCACCCGGAAGGTGGGGGTGAGCCTGCAGGACGTGAAGCACATCTTCATCGCCGGGACTTTCGGCAACCACATCGATCCGGCCATGGCCATCCGGATCGGCATGCTGCCCGACCTCCCCCTCGATACCTACCAGGGGGTCGGAAACACCGCCGGAGAAGGTGCCGCGATGCTCCTGCTGGACCGGGAACTCCTGGAAGTCGTCGAAAAGCTCAGGACCCGGATCACGTACATTGAACTTAACGTCAACATGGAACTCATGAACGAATTTCGGGGCGCGACGTTTCTGCCTCACACGGACCCGCGGCTGTTCCCTTCGGTGAAGATTCCTGAAAGAGCCCTGGGCCGTGGCGCTTTGAGGGAGGAGTGGCCGCGTGGGGGGCCGTGACGGGATTTCGAAATCGGGGCGCCGGTATCCTTTTCCGGGCCTTCGAGGAATCCAGATCCTCGTGTGGCTCCTGGTGGCGGTGAACCTGGGGCTGGCGTATGCCATCGTGTTTTCCCCTTCGGGCATCCGGGGTTACCGGAACAAGCGAAGCCAAGTCGCTGAACTGGAAGCCCTCCACGCCGCCCTGGCCGGCGAAAACCGGCGACTCTTTCATAAGATCCAACGACTTCGAAACGATCCGGCCTTCCAGGAAAAGATGGTGCGGGAGGAACTGGGATGGGTCGCCGACGACGAACTGGTCTTTTTCTTTGTCGATGGCGCCGGAGAAGTCAGAAACCGGGAAAATCCTTGACCCTTTTCCCAAGACTGTGATAGCGATGGCGTTTCCAAAAATCATACTCCTTGCTCCAATCCCCATGTGGAAAGGGGCTGCAGACCCGAAAGGAGGACCTGCTGAATGTTCAAGCGAAAGTACGAGTGTTTTTTTATCCTGGAACCGGAGCTTTCCGAAGAAAACATGGCCGGTGTCGGCGACAAGCTCAAGGGCGTCGTGGAAACCAACGGCGGGACGGTGGTGAGCTACGTCCCCTGGGGGAAGAAGAAGCTGGCCTATCCGGTCAAGAAGCGCCATTACGGCCATTACGTGCTCATGGAATTCGCTTCCGATCCCGCGCTGGTCATGGAACTGGAACGGAACATGCGCCTCGACGAACGCGTGCTCAAGTTCATCACCGTGAAGGTGGACGAAAAATGGGATCCTGAAAAGGAAGTGAGCGCTCCGAAGAGCGCCCCGGCTCCGAGCGATGAAGAGGAAGAGGCTTCCCGGGAGGAATCCGAAGAAGGGGAGGCCTACGAGGGCGAGGAAGAAGAGGAAGAGGAAGAGGAGTGAGCCTTTTTCTTCATGTGTTCACTTTTGGGGGGAGGCTCCAGCGCTGAGTCCGACCCCGTGTTTGAGCTGAGGGAGGAATCGTAGAATGGCCGTGAAGCGTAGAAGACGACGAGTGTTCCGGCGCCGGCGGGTTTGCCGTTTCTGTGCCGACAGCAGTCTGAAGATCGATTATAAGGACCCCCGGAGCCTCCGCTATTTCATGACCGAACGGGGGAAAATCATCCCCAGGCGGATTTCGGACAACTGCGCCAAGCACCAGCGCGAACTGACGCTCGCCATCAAGCGGGCCCGCCAGATCGCCCTGCTGCCTTATACGGTGGGGCACCAGGTCTAGGAGCGTGCCCGACAATGAAACCATAGACATCAGACTTTAGACATCAGACATCAGAATTTACAGTCTAGGGTCAGGGTCTAGCGTGGGTGCAGATCTTTTGCTTCTTGTTCCCAAGCTCCAGCTTGGGAACACAACTGTGCAGAAGCTCCAGCTTCGGTGAGGCAGTTCCCAAGCTGGAGCTTGGGAACGAGGGGAATTCTATTTCCCCTCCCCTTGTGGGAGGGGATTAAGGGGAGGGGAATGTAACTGATTGACAAACGTTAATTTTCTCACCCTCACCCCAACCCTCTCCCATCAAGGGAGAGGGGGATTTTTTGACCTTGTTCCTAAGCTGGAGCTTGGGAACGAGGGGAATTCTATTTCCCCTCCCCTTGTGGGAGGGGATTAAGGGGAGGGGAATGTAACTGATTGACATACGTTAATTTTCTCACCCTCACCCCAACCCTCTCCCATCAAGGGAGAGGGGGATTTTTTGACCTTGTTCCCAAGCTGTATCTTCCACCTTGTTCCTAAGCTGGAGCTTGGGAACGAGGGGAATTCTATTTCCCCTCCCCTTGTGGGAGGGGATTAAGGGGAGGGGAATGTAACTGATTGACAAACGTTAATTTTCTCACCCTCACCCCAACCCTCTCCCATCAAGGGAGAGGGGGATTTTTTGACCTTGTTCCCAAGCTGTATCTTCCACCTTGCTCCCAAGCTGGAGCTTGGGAACGAGGGGAAACGGAGCTGATGCGCTTGCTGCTTCAAGGCCATCTGGATCTACCTCAGAGGGTCACCCTGGATGTGGTTCTAAAAGATCCGCACCCGTCTAGGGTCTGAAATAGGAGCGGGCTTGCCAGCGACCCGTAAAACCGGCAATGCCCCGTTGGCCCCGGTCGCCGGTAAGTCGGCTCGTGCAAGCGACGGAAAACCGTTCCTCTTCGCAGGGTCATGAACAGGATGCGTAGTGTTGCGCAGAGTGTTGAATGGCTGCGCTACGGTTGGGAAAGGTGATCGGCTCGTGGCTGGACAGCCTCATGGGAACCGGTTCGGGGCCGGGCGAGATTGATGAATCAGGATGGATGTGACTACCGGGCAGGACGGAGGACGTGAATTCCGAAGCGCCATGACTCCCAGGGACCTTGCGGTCGGAGTGGGATCGACCCTTGCCCTTTATCTGAGCGGGTTTTGGATGCCCCTCATGGGCATTTTCCTGACGGTCATCACCCCGCTGCCGACGCTCGTGGGAGTCTACCGGTGGGGGCGCCCGGCCGGTTACCTGATTCCCGCCGCAGCGGCGCTCATCGGGTTCACCGTGCTCCTGGTCCTGGGTTTTCCCCGGGCGTGCGTGTACCTGGGCGAACTGCTGCTGCTCGGAGTGTTTCTGGCCGGCGGCATGCAGCGGAAGCGGAACGTCGGGCGCATCGTGGGGGAAGCGAGCCTCAAGATCTTCGCGGTTGGCGCCGTGGTCTTCTGGCTCATGCACCTTCGCGGAGGCGCCTCGTTCGGGGATCTTTTGGAACAGAAGCTGATTCCGGCGATAAGGGAAATCTTGGAAGAACTGGATGCGGGCGCCGGGGTGAGCCGGGAAGAACTGGTGTCGGTGATTGCGACGCTGGTGGCCATGCTGCCGGGGACGGTCTTCGCCGCCACGGTGATGATTTCGTGGTTCAACCTGCTCCTGGCCCGTCGGTTCTGCAGAACCCGCGGTGTGGCGCTTCCAGCGTGGAAGCCGTGGTCCCAGTGGAAATCGCCCGAGGTGCTGGTCTGGGCGGTGATCGGTTCGGGGTTCGCCCTGATGCTTCCTTCATCCACCGGAAGGATCTGGGCCGCGAACCTGCTGATCGCCT
This is a stretch of genomic DNA from Desulfoglaeba alkanexedens ALDC. It encodes these proteins:
- a CDS encoding fibronectin type III domain-containing protein, giving the protein MAGLCSKNRMRLCSVLLTVCVALSLVVAGSAVADSELPVVVPGYPLIPSGVRNPLTFEQIHNIIGPDPDGQGLMLDLGDTSYSGVIYTGPYPFEANESDYDYARYRLKSDLVDGVGTLPISPLFRDKYNANDWPAADMSLGYRLDLFRMGEDGIPTHLGFYDSVVSFLKQGDVFERNLTITEGPFVCLVRSDDPTSLAIAWETDQECTGYVYARYVYDPPRKRTATEWKLVAVSENTQRHEALVTGLQPSSDYEYYVLCSNEAGQKTESRVYAFRTAPGRTTPGFGKKIRFAFVSDSREGVGGGEQTYMGHNFAILSKIALDAHRRGADFFLFGGDLVNGYTTEPEDFRLQLRGWKQSLAGFWRTKPVYPAMGNHETLLNCYGDGSEDGICLDKWPYQTQSAEAIFAHEFYNPTNGPEASDPRRPTYKENVYHFRYGPVLLIAFNNNYWWTTNDKVQNYGGSPEGYMMGDQLEWVENVLNQAEKDRDIRYIILFAQEPVFPCGGHVKDAMWYNGNNNIRAATSYDGETVVPERQGMIEARNRFWEAIAKSSKVAAVLAGDEHEYHRLLVDKTTPVGVYPEDDTNNDGVLDTFSSNPEFDHPTWQITAGTGGAPYYSREETPWQPVYLSSQAGYCMFEADAKKISMTYYSITGQVVDYVENLMEVK
- a CDS encoding sigma-54 interaction domain-containing protein, with product MMTELSPHPILDAINEGVFTVDLDRRITGFNRAAERITGVRRAEAMGRRCFEVFRADICETDCAVARTLETGQPVINAAARIYAAGGRQVPIRVSTALLREADGQIIGAVETFQDLSRIEQLQKELEARYSFEDLIGRSPAMQTLFEILPRVAASQSTVLISGESGTGKELVARAVHNLSPRRQGPFVALNCGALPDTLLESELFGYKAGAFTDARKDKIGRFVAAQGGTLFLDEIGDVSAAMQVRLLRAVQERTVEPLGAVHPTPVDVRLVAATNKDLADLVRQGRFREDLYYRIRVVELRLPPLRERREDIPLLVDHFIARLNRLQGKDVTGVSNAVLMRLMEHNYPGNVRELKNILEHAFVLCQQGRIDIGHLPPELRPAGPAEVGHAGPMTLQAMERLMITEALRRHAGHRQQAAAELGIDPSTLYRKIRALKIPSPSVDGRGRRFKQA
- a CDS encoding NifB/NifX family molybdenum-iron cluster-binding protein; protein product: MWFAMLMGMKIAIPHWQEWVSPVFDVCGRLLVVEAEEGREIGRSDVVVTGHDPLDRVAQVKALGIDVLICGAISRTMEAALAAAGIRVWAEVCGPVEAVLAGFLARGRTAACHRMPGCRRRHRRHGHGCH
- a CDS encoding DUF5320 domain-containing protein, with amino-acid sequence MPGGDRTGPLGQGPRTGRGLGYCTGNAAPGFTVGYGGWGRGWGGRFGGGFRGRRFWGYGRGWGAWAPAVYPYPYVGPLDPEVERRDLQDQASFLQRQMDDIQQRLASMEKPAGREA
- a CDS encoding FmdB family zinc ribbon protein, with translation MPTYTYRCHACGQIFQRFQSMGDASVVVCPDCGGPVERLIGGGGGFIMKGYGQGGGRGGRGRGAGGCAFERTGRTCCGRSEPCDRSRWGGGH
- a CDS encoding radical SAM protein; translation: MSRLRRYVFGPVPSRRLGRSLGIDLVPFKTCSYDCIYCQLGRTTDLTVQRREYVPLEAVLADLQAGLARRPDYVTLSGSGEPTLYSRLGELIAGIKRLTDTPVAVLTNGSLLSDPQVRRELAGADLLIPSLDAGDPQVFAAVNRPHPSIDFDTMVAGLVAMRREFSGHFWLEVFILEGFTSDPVQLEKLVRHVKAVAPERVQLNTVCRPPAEDFANGVSLERLAELARRFEPEAEVIADFRGVHQLGEFAAGRQEMLDLLRRRPCTAGGIADGLQMHLNAVAKYLEELVTQGLVESTRSGGVVYYRARAETDVSA
- a CDS encoding four helix bundle protein, translated to MRIIKIVEQLPNTRTGNHVAGQLLRSGTSPYPNHGKPQAAESPKDFIHKLRISFLIKGT
- a CDS encoding damage-control phosphatase ARMT1 family protein: MKTFHDCLPCFVAQAVSALERCGLDEAAFQETMRAVLGELARVDFAVPPPAVVRNLYRLIRQATGTRDPYAAEKQHSNRLAHAMAEKFRKKIEASEDGFIARLKLALAANSIDYGRYGRLQEDDVLEAMETALAAPVDPDAAAALRQAVAEADRILYLCDNAGEIVFDRLLIEVLPRDKITAVVRGMPVINDATLEDARAAGLTEMVRVMDNGSDAPGTLLETCSPAFRDCFAAADLIIAKGQGNFETLSETRGKQIFFLLKVKCPLIARDIGQPTGRLVVKPHLLPAGDAKP